A stretch of the Engraulis encrasicolus isolate BLACKSEA-1 chromosome 19, IST_EnEncr_1.0, whole genome shotgun sequence genome encodes the following:
- the LOC134469891 gene encoding CD109 antigen-like: MEANFWLTGGLLLAVTAVGWGNLSPTYFITAPRELHIGLPTTLSVANLAPYTITVTTAVQGDGGDTLTQAQVTLPGGSTDVIVIPPISAVPTGHKSSFSLVVKGYRDIRLLFTDRATLKLSQNNLSTLVWTNKAVYKPSQTVKIQVQSVNADGTPYEGTLDLVAQAKISRLDGDSLTVDDGEKSISGGGGGGVHVSVTQLRGARRRQLEDSGARGRDEDREDSGARGRHQDREDSGEQEKQEVIQAAVQTISHTLPQDGRIPIQFHIQEEAETIVIQVTFKSAEKTLVLHRTSSSSGSYMQVFPLDQYPQVTSRGQAVAVGGQESPSVLVTATLRWAPEACITAFTQGPPGEILTETLNLPLLLRQQMADDNPLTWSVRLPPSLIKGEEFILEVLLFSHLKQDSEVTVAIEKTQMFEFISGSGGSVPNKQTLRVKGLGQGGMLFPIRPLVLGEVPFSIHVMSSQIQNNTVAKLTVLPEGYQQAFSKTLFLDIPPRRSNLSSEISFTLPSGVVPGTSRAHVAVAGDILALSIAGLDSLVQMPVGCGEQNMVHFAPSVYVLQYLKNTHNNEEIAQKALAVMKEGYTREMLYLRDDGSFSGFGQMDPSGSTWLTAFVLRCFLQAQDFMEVDQSVLSKAFTWLAGQQTAQGSFTEPGRVLHTQLQRGLDGPVSLTAYVLVTLLEDKTVRLGLYPGGVLNAQKFLEEEFTNGISSNYSLSLVAYALTLANSPKAKPAINELMGRAENRDGVVYWTSGEGDLADGWQPPSAGIEMAAYVLLSLFKQGSIVESIELMKWLSRQRGPLGGFGSTQDTIIALQALSFYAVFSGSEAINLNIKLASKTSPMETGLKVDSTNYLSRHQKEIDMDTSVQLDILLEGKGFALLQMNVFYNLESLALSQTQKHEAFGLRVDVSDDEAGMGHILLAVCTKLLDGQSVEQTGMALLDVQVLSGFKLRQSGVETSDLVKRVELTPGRIALYLDSLGKTEKCVHIPLVREYRVARVQPALIQVFDYYEPRRRAVRVYHSKVMRDLTACNFCGDNCNQCWGKADTTSGTTAIHSTENIIHGLGCLLLLLVHCMTLK, translated from the exons ATGGAGGCAAACTTCTGGCTGACTGGGGGTCTTCTCCTTGCCGTGACTGCCGTGGGATGGGGGAACTTGag tcCCACCTACTTCATCACGGCTCCCCGTGAGCTTCACATTGGGTTGCCCACCACACTGTCTGTTGCCAACCTGGCCCCCTACACCATCACCGTGACAACAGCGGTGCAGGGGGACGGAGGGGACACCCTGACCCAGGCCCAGGTGACCCTCCCTGGAg GTTCAACAGATGTCATTGTCATCCCTCCC ATCTCAGCCGTACCCACAGGCCACAAGTCTTCATTCAGCCTGGTGGTGAAAGGATACCGAGACATCAGGCTCCTGTTTACTGACAGAGCTACGCTGAAGCTCAGCCAAAACAATTTGTCCACGTTGGTCTGGACCAACAAAGCCGTCTACAAGCCCAGCCAGACCGTGAAAATTCAAGTGCAGTCTGTCAACGCCGACGGCACACCTTACGAGGGCACGCTGGACCTCGTCGCACAG GCAAAAATATCCAGATTGGATGGTGACTCATTGACGGTGGATGATGGAGAAAAGAgtattagtggtggtggtggtggtggtgtccatGTCAGTGTGACCCAGCTGAGAGGGGCCCGGCGGAGGCAACTTGAGGACTCAGGAGCCAGGGGCCGAGATGAGGACAGAGAGGACTCGGGAGCCAGGGGCCGACACCAAGACAGAGAGGACTCGGGTGAACAGGAGAAACAGGAGGTGATACAGGCGGCTGTGCAAACTATCTCTCACACGCTGCCTCAGGACGGGAGGATACCCATCCAGTTTCACATCCAGGAGGAGGCTGAGACCATTgtcattcag GTAACATTCAAGTCAGCTGAAAAGACCCTGGTGTTACATAGGACGTCATCATCGAGTGGCTCCTACATGCAAGTGTTTCCACTGGATCAGTATCCACAG GTGACTTCCAGAGGACAGGCGGTGGCTGTCGGGGGACAGGAGTCCCCCTCAGTGCTGGTCACGGCCACCCTTCGCTGGGCTCCAGAGGCTTGCATCACAGCCTTCACCCAGGGTCCCCCTGGAGAGATCCTCACAGAGACCCTCaacctgcctctcctcctcagacAACAA ATGGCAGACGACAACCCCCTTACTTGGTCAGTGAGACTCCCTCCGAGTCTCATCAAAGGAGAGGAGTTTATTTTAGAAGTTCTGCTGTTCAGTCACCTCAAGCAAGACTCTGAG GTCACTGTTGCCATTGAGAAGACCCAGATGTTTGAGTTCATCAGTGGCAGTGGCGGCTCGGTGCCCAACAAGCAGACACTGAGGGTAAAGGGTCTGGGGCAGGGAGGCATGCTCTTCCCCATCAGACCCCTGGTCCTGGGAGAGGTGCCATTCTCCATCCACGTGATGTCCTCACAGATACAGAACAACACCGTGGCCAAACTCACAGTGCTG CCTGAAGGCTATCAGCAGGCCTTCTCCAAGACCCTATTCCTGGACATCCCACCTCGGAGAAGCAACTTGTCCAGTGAGATAAGCTTCACATTGCCGAGCGGGGTGGTGCCAGGCACCTCCAGGGCACATGTGGCCGTGgctg GTGACATCTTGGCTCTGTCCATTGCGGGTCTGGACTCCCTTGTTCAGATGCCTGTTGGCTGTGGGGAGCAGAACATGGTGCACTTCGCTCCCAGCGTTTATGTGCTGCAGTAcctgaagaacacacacaacaatgaGGAAATAGCCCAAAAAGCTTTGGCAGTCATGAAGGAAG GGTACACTCGGGAGATGCTGTATCTACGAGATGACGGATCATTCAGTGGATTTGGACAAATGGATCCATCTGGCAGCACCTG GCTGACCGCCTTCGTGCTGAGGTGTTTCCTGCAGGCCCAGGACTTCATGGAGGTTGACCAGAGCGTGCTCTCCAAGGCGTTCACCTGGCTGGCTGGCCAGCAGACGGCCCAAGGAAGCTTCACTGAGCCAGGGAGGGTTCTTCACACTCAGCTGCAGCGGGGGCTGGATGGCCCCGTGTCCCTCACTGCTTATGTCCTTGTCACCCTCCTAGAGGACAAAACGGTACGGCTG GGTTTGTATCCAGGTGGTGTGCTGAACGCACAGAAGTTCCTGGAGGAGGAGTTTACCAATGGCATCTCCAGCAACTACAGCCTCTCCCTGGTGGCCTACGCCCTCACACTGGCCAACAGCCCTAAGGCAAAACCAGCCATCAATGAACTGATGGGAAGAGCGGAAAACAGAG ATGGCGTTGTGTACTGGACGTCAGGGGAGGGTGACCTGGCGGACGGGTGGCAGCCGCCCTCGGCGGGCATCGAGATGGCAGCCTACGTGCTGCTGAGCCTGTTCAAGCAGGGCAGCATCGTGGAGAGCATAGAGctcatgaaatggctcagcaggcAGAGGGGACCCCTGGGAGGCTTTGGATccacacag GACACCATCATTGCTCTGCAAGCCTTGTCCTTCTATGCAGTCTTCAGTGGCTCAGAGGCAATCAACCTGAACATAAAGCTCGCGTCTAAAACCTCCCCAATGGAGACGGGCTTGAAAGTCGATTCCACAAACTATTTAAGTCGCCATCAGAAAGAG ATCGACATGGACACATCAGTTCAACTGGACATCCTGCTGGAAGGAAAAGGTTTTGCATTACTCCAA ATGAATGTATTTTACAATTTGGAGAGCCTGGCCCTGTCACAGACACAAAAGCACGAGGCCTTTGGGCTGAGAGTAGATGTTTCTGACGACGAGGCGGGCATGGGACATATTCTACTAGCTGTTTGCACTAA ACTGTTAGATGGTCAGAGTGTCGAGCAGACAGGAATGGCACTGCTGGACGTCCAGGTTCTCAGTGGCTTTAAGCTTCGTCAGAGCGGCGTAGAGACAAGCGACCTGGTGAAGAGAGTGGAGCTGACGCCTGGCAGAATCGCTTTGTACCTGGACTCA CTGGGGAAAACCGAAAAGTGTGTGCACATCCCCCTCGTCAGAGAATATCGAGTGGCCCGAGTGCAGCCAGCGCTGATCCAAGTGTTTGACTACTACGAACCTC GCCGGAGGGCGGTGAGGGTCTACCACTCCAAGGTGATGCGTGACCTCACTGCGTGTAACTTCTGTGGGGACAACTGCAATCAGTGCTGGGGAAAGGCAGACACAACCAGTGGCACCACAGCCATCCACTCTACAGAAAACATCATCCATGGTCTGGGTTGTTTACTGCTGTTACTCGTACACTGTATGACCTTGAAGTAG